GTTACATTCAGATTATAGTCAGCTTCATAATAATCGGGTATTGTTAGTGGGTCAAAAATAGGGTCCCAGGGGTAATATTCACACTTCCACAGGGAGATAAATGGGGAAAATGCATTATTTCCCCTAACATGAGAGTGATTTCCCAATGACACTAAAGGACCAGCCTGTACTGTATTGTCAATAGTAAGGTTAAAGGCGGGACCACTGACGTTACATGTTTTATTCATGAGATCAGCATTTAAATCACTGAAGAGGGGAGACCAAGTTTCCTGCAGACTAGGGACCATTGGTCTTCGATGCCATTTAATGGTGGTGTTGTCATAATCGTTCACCCAGGACATAGGTAAATAAAGTTTTGATGTGGTATTGGTACTGGTTACGTTAAAGATAAAAGATAGGTCAATTGGAGTCACAAAAAATCGCAATCCTTGTTCAGCTGATTCTGGCAAAGCAACACATATACCTTGATTGGTATGATTCCACACCCTTACAAACCCCTTAATGAGTTCCCATGCGAGGTTCCGATTATTCTCATTTCCAGGGGTTTGGTTTGCTGCACACACATACAACATGCATAACCATACAAATACAAACAGCACCCCCACATGATTATTAAAAATAGTCCCACAAGTAGGATGCTGATGCATATTCCAAATATGACGGTCTGCATTCACGGTCCAGGGTTCTTCTTCATTCAACAGGCTACCTacgaagagaaaaataaaaatctgttcgGTCCTTTTCAGAACCGACATTAAAATAAGGGAACATTCCATCGAGTATTTATCCTGTGTTCCTTCCCAgaagcatcttttgctttccaggcATATGTAATCAGTGGGCTAGTGAGTACCAACTGTGCAGCTCCTACAGTAGGTAACTCTACCAGGACTGGTTGTCCTGGAAAATGGGAGGGATTCTGTTCATGATCGGGTCCCGGTATTGTGGGTATCAGGGAAGGGGGCTTCGGGCAGAAAGCTCTAAGTTTAGGACACCCGTTCATTCCCCACCAGTCATTTACTTGCCTAACGGCTTCCCATAATTGATCAGCCCAGTTCACCTCTTGAGGCTTCAAGAATCATTTAAGAAGACCGTTAGTTCTCTCGACTATGCCATTGTCCTGTGGGTAACAGGGTGTATGGAATACCCATTTGATCCCCTCCTCCTTAGCCTTTGAATGGCCCCCTCAGGATAACAGACTGCTGATGAATAGTCCTTTCTGCTTCTCGGAGGGGAAGACTTACTACAAAAAGACCCTTCTCCCAAGTAGAGTATCATTTTTCGGCATCTTTGAAGCTACAGGAATAAAATCCAATGGGCCGTGTAGGGCCATCAGGCTCTTGTTGCCACATATGTATTGACAATCCTGAATTTACAAATCCCCATTCAGTCTGCACAGGGTCAGTGGGGTGGATAGCACCAAGTGCTTGGTGTGTAGTAGCTTCAAAGATTAGGAGTTGTAAGGCCTCATCGTGGAGGGGCGTCCATTTCCACCCAGCTCCCTTCCATAGTAAAACATACAGGGGTCTCGCAATTATCGAAAAATCTGGAAcgtgttttctccaaaacaccaGCAATCCCAAAACATGCTGCTACTCCCTCTTATCCTCCAGTACTTTTATTTGATCTATGGAGGTTAGAGTGTCTGGGGGAACGCGTACCAgccctcccttccaccaaatACCTCAAAATTCCACCTCTTGCGCAGGAAGTTGTATTTTCTCAGAGGGGATTTGTAATCCTAGGGATTCTAGGTGTTTAATGATATCATTCTGCGTCACTGTACTGGTATGATTTCATCCCCTGCGATACGTAtatcatcaatatattgatatatTCTAactccagctgcaggaggaacaTTCAAAAGCTCCTATGCTAAGGCATGGTGTGTGAAAGTAGGTGAGTGCTTAaatccctgtgggagatggataAAGGTGTATTGTTGACCCTCCCACGTGAAGACAAAACTATTCTGATCCTCCTTTTGCAGGGGAACCATGAAGAACATATCTTTGACATCAATAGTAGCCATAATCTTGTGGGCCTGTTCCTGAATATTAGATATTAATTCAGCTGTATTAGGCACTGCTGCAGTTAGGGGTCCTGTATTAACATCGAGCTGCCGATAATCCACGGTCAGCCTCCATTTGCCATGTGGCTTGCGGACAGGCCATACAGGGGTGTTGTATGGGGAGTGTGTCATGACCAGAATCCCTTTCTCCTTTAGCTCCTCTATAACTGGGGCAATTCTCTCTTGGGCCCCTAAAGGCAAGCGGTAAGGTTTGACGTTGGTAActaaagagggaggaaggaggggggcaGCTTGCAATAAGCGGAAACTTGGAAATTCCCGTCCAAAGGCCCACACCTTTCCACCCTTTCCAAGATCTTCCTTTCAACAGGTCTAGTCCCAGCAAATTCACTGGGTATTCTCCTAAGACCATTATGGTGTCGATGGCTTCCTCCTCCCCAGGTAGCCAACATTTCACTTTGGCAGTCATTTGGGGCTGAGTACACCTGAAGGCATCTACCACAAATATACCCTTATGCAAAGGCATGATGCCACATAAAGAGGCGTCTTTGGTCTTTAGGGCAGACATCTGAACTCCAGTGCCTATTAAAAAGGTAATAGAGACTTTACGGGGGCCGATGGGGCAAGATATTAATAGGCCCCCTCTTGAATTCTCGGTAAGCCTTCTGATAAACATCCACCCTTCGCCTACTGAGGATGAAGGAGGAAGTTTCCCACCTCCTTTTCATTCTGAGACCCTTCCAGGGGAGGGGCTGTAGCAAAGTAGGTTTCTCCAGTCCCTCTCTAAAATGCCAACTTTTAACTAATAATTCCAGTTTGTCAGTGGGCTGTCTATCTACTAACGTCTTTGTGATTCCCTTCTGCAACCCCAAAATCCAcaaactctttcttcttttttttatgtttctcacTAACATTTATCCGACCTCCATGATTCATGGGAGGTGTTGTTTTCTTAGGTCCTGACTGCTGCGTCGGAATCCTCCACTCCACGTGCCTAATAGCTTTAGAGTCCCCCCTATCAGAGGGTACTGGACCGCACTTTCGCCCATAATTAATCAACTGCTGAGCCACCTCCCCCCACGTCCAGACTTTCCGCTCTCTGCAATTATGATCGGGGGTTACTACTCCTTCTAGAGAGGCAACAGCTCTTTCCCCTTTCGACAGACTGGCTATTTGTCCTTGTAATTGAATCCCCATCGGTTTTAAGGACTCCAGGAACCCCTTATAAGAGGGGTCATTCTCTCTGGGTCTACCGGCATCATCATAGGGGATTCATGTCGTGGCTCTAACTCCCTCTCATACATCATTTGCAAACAAGCTGCCTTTTGAACACTCTCTATTATCTGGTCCACAGTTCCCACTATGGCCAGTGggtctcccctctccaaggggttcaagCCTCCAGCCCAATAGGTCGCTCGCTGTGTGAGTGACCAAGGGGTGCGATAGTTTCCCGTGGTTAGGAAAACACCGGGTCCCCAATACccttcagcttccttttctgtcaATAAAATCTGGCCGCCCCCAGTAAGTGAAACTCTCCAAACATACTCCATCTCCGACTCCTTAGGAGTTCGGCcatactctttttttaatttagacaaTTTGGTGGCTGTAAAGGGGACTTCTTTTGTTGTTATTTGAGGAGCCTTGTCCTCCTTATCTTCATATGAATATTCGGTTTTAATCAGTGGCCGCAACAGGACGGATAGCTTATCCAAGCGATCCCACCAATCTTTTAGCTGGGACAGGGGCTAGGTTGGtgttttctcctctgtccttcctAGTGGATTATCAAATCCCTTTTCTGACAtatcctcctcctctttcatcAATCTTTCATATAACTCATCTCTGAGTTAATGGGCACTAGCCCTTTCCTCCTCTAATTGCGCCTGTAGGTTCTAACCAGGTCTTGTAACAACACAATGATTTGGCTTTCAGCTTTATCCTGTTGTCccttctcttccacagcagctAACAAGGCTGCACCTAATACCGCACAAAACCAGATTTTCCTTTGCCCCGTGCCTCGGCCTGCAAGACAATAATTCAGTCCGCAATCGATTGCGCATTATACCAATTTTTTCGAGCCCACTCCAAACCCGGCGGCGAAGGTTTAGCGGCTTGTTCATCCAAAAACCGTTAACAATACTTTAGAGTCATTCTCCACCCTGTCACGCTTTGGGAGCGGCCTTCTCGAGGGCTGCCTTATTTAACTAACTATAAATTTCAATGTCCTGCTCCCTCTACCCAAGAGGTGCCTTGCTTTAACTATGTTTTCTACTAATTAAAACCTTGGTATCAACACTCTCGCTTAAGGTGATCCTGCCCGTGACGCCAGTTAAAACGTCCCGTTCCAAGAGcatggaagggaaaataaaaattggatGCACCCGAAGCAAGATCCAGACACGAACGAGGTCCAGCGTTGATAACCAAGGGTCAATTGACTTTATCGCTTACCAAAAAAAGAGGGAAGCgataaaagaaagggagaaaaggtagaaaaatttTCTCCAACCCCCCCAAGTGATAGTCACCACcgtggatccagcggcgtcccatcGATCCTGCGGGGAGAGCTCGGCCCGCCCCTGCCCACCGCTGcaggcggccccgcggcggcgctTTACGGCCGCTTTTCAGCAGTCCTGGTCGTCACGGCAACGGCGCTTCCGCCTCCCACGGCTTTGGCGCCCGGGCGGCCGTCAGGCGAGTCCGCGGCCCGGCCGTGGGCGCGGAGGcctcgtcctcttcctcctcctcctcctcctcctcgccggggGGGGGTCGTTAGTCGCCGGGTTCCCCTCCAAGTGCCGTGACCGCCGACCGACCTTCACCCCTGCGGGCGTTCGGGCGTCAGGCTGTAGCTTTGCGGGCTGCCACGGACGGCTGCCGTTGTCACGGTGACCGTGGGAGGATGAGGGGCGAACTTGCCTCCCAAGCGCCGGGCCAGCCCGAGCAGGTAGGCAGAGCCGACGTTAAAAGTCCTTGCCTCAGCCCTTTGCACCCCCGCTGCCTGTTCGCTCCGTTTTGACGAAGTAAAAGGACCCTCGGGGCTGACGGCAGCCGAAATTCCCTCAAAATACAAACCTGAGATTCATTGAACCTACCTCCTAATTTTAACGGAGGTTTGCCCAGGGTGCAGGCGAAAAATAGGTTACTTTTTAAGGGAATCGGTCACGGCGCCAGCCCAGCAGACTCATTCCAGGCAAACTTCGCCAAAGGAAAACAACCTTAAAGTTCCTGACGAGCCGCTTAAACCTTGTCACAGGCAATATTCAAGTCTGGCTGCGCGGTCACCTCTGTTGAAAGTACTGAAAG
This region of Harpia harpyja isolate bHarHar1 chromosome 1, bHarHar1 primary haplotype, whole genome shotgun sequence genomic DNA includes:
- the LOC128139186 gene encoding uncharacterized protein LOC128139186 isoform X2; this encodes MGRRWIHGGSLLNEEEPWTVNADRHIWNMHQHPTCGTIFNNHVGVLFVFVWLCMLYVCAANQTPGNENNRNLAWELIKGFVRVWNHTNQGICVALPESAEQGLRFFVTPIDLSFIFNVTSTNTTSKLYLPMSWVNDYDNTTIKWHRRPMVPSLQETWSPLFSDLNADLMNKTCNVSGPAFNLTIDNTVQAGPLVSLGNHSHVRGNNAFSPFISLWKCEYYPWDPIFDPLTIPDYYEADYNLNVTVKWCIKLPNMRAVGPLDKDNLMWFWSRNVTVIEPLQSGKSRRWENSFLFNCTRTITCEDGPGDPPETWFLYRIRTLIRDMCTCWGYPSMGWKNNDTRCNTTRSNDTSLQRICGIPYTHYPVQSLPIDSRPPVRFMDYKDQYSCRNSVYPTPFGLSWVCSNGKFYSYLTLEQHAGLRCGVALPSLCPGHIFNITKLSHR
- the LOC128139186 gene encoding uncharacterized protein LOC128139186 isoform X1 yields the protein MECSLILMSVLKRTEQIFIFLFVGSLLNEEEPWTVNADRHIWNMHQHPTCGTIFNNHVGVLFVFVWLCMLYVCAANQTPGNENNRNLAWELIKGFVRVWNHTNQGICVALPESAEQGLRFFVTPIDLSFIFNVTSTNTTSKLYLPMSWVNDYDNTTIKWHRRPMVPSLQETWSPLFSDLNADLMNKTCNVSGPAFNLTIDNTVQAGPLVSLGNHSHVRGNNAFSPFISLWKCEYYPWDPIFDPLTIPDYYEADYNLNVTVKWCIKLPNMRAVGPLDKDNLMWFWSRNVTVIEPLQSGKSRRWENSFLFNCTRTITCEDGPGDPPETWFLYRIRTLIRDMCTCWGYPSMGWKNNDTRCNTTRSNDTSLQRICGIPYTHYPVQSLPIDSRPPVRFMDYKDQYSCRNSVYPTPFGLSWVCSNGKFYSYLTLEQHAGLRCGVALPSLCPGHIFNITKLSHR